The Methanoregula boonei 6A8 genome has a window encoding:
- a CDS encoding DUF2070 family protein, which translates to MAGENDLKLEALSKYIVTTPSWAKSTALILLLCGCVEIMAMLGSHHSLTHPSLFPVFAYLLPALAALALTPALAGLFGGKLTYGWSGLTAAIGLVISLFVSLSPVLFFTSSFPVFFAASLAFVFAFRMLLLAAVVDFHLRRVVVPALIHSGIAVIGAAPFLGLPFVQLSVLLHISFAAGVLVFIIVVERPMKANFRVGPLELANAFLAHLSEGSHKLDEFFRSIGESVVVPQVSLALQREGKEEILVTVPNVHPGPLGEIGGSNLPKILHGILGSGSMVFHGAASHDFNPVDEEEVKKLGAEVLATLPRTCTNNGCTVPVRHRFGSVDVLVQAFGDTVIAAATRSPEVTEDLEFAVGFAIIKSGEKYFHNVGFIDAHNCMDALSDGVYPGTELAMEYMNAAETAFAAASREPQAAFSAGYAARTFPFTRQDGFGDLGVQVLVIETRGRSTAYVLVDGNNMQTGGRDEIRKRLHSLVDECEVMTTDTHVVNTVSGRNQVGLKVPVDSFYPVIEEAVRAARDDVAPARSAGVTHYCHGIVVFGSQRISQLASTVNGMMGFLLPIAIIVILGAFLTTAMAYYLLVY; encoded by the coding sequence GTGGCAGGGGAAAACGATCTTAAACTGGAAGCCCTTTCGAAGTATATTGTCACAACCCCCTCGTGGGCGAAATCCACCGCCCTTATCCTGCTCCTGTGCGGGTGCGTGGAGATCATGGCGATGCTGGGGAGCCACCATTCCCTTACGCACCCCAGCCTCTTTCCGGTTTTTGCCTACCTTCTGCCGGCGCTCGCAGCACTTGCCCTTACCCCGGCGCTTGCCGGGCTCTTTGGCGGGAAGCTGACCTATGGCTGGTCGGGGCTCACTGCAGCAATAGGCCTTGTGATCTCGCTCTTTGTCTCACTCTCCCCTGTACTCTTTTTTACCTCGTCGTTTCCCGTCTTCTTTGCTGCATCGCTCGCGTTTGTCTTTGCGTTCCGGATGCTCCTTTTGGCCGCCGTGGTCGATTTCCATCTCCGAAGGGTCGTGGTCCCGGCGCTCATCCATTCCGGCATTGCAGTCATCGGGGCAGCCCCCTTTCTTGGCCTCCCGTTTGTGCAGCTGTCTGTCCTCCTCCACATCAGCTTTGCTGCAGGAGTGCTCGTCTTTATCATCGTGGTCGAGCGCCCGATGAAGGCCAACTTCCGGGTAGGCCCGCTTGAACTGGCAAACGCGTTTCTTGCCCATCTCTCGGAAGGGAGCCACAAGCTTGACGAATTCTTCCGTAGCATCGGAGAGAGCGTGGTGGTACCTCAGGTCTCACTTGCCCTGCAGCGCGAGGGAAAGGAAGAGATCCTGGTGACCGTCCCCAATGTCCATCCCGGGCCGCTCGGTGAGATCGGCGGGAGCAACCTCCCGAAGATCCTCCACGGCATACTCGGCAGCGGCTCGATGGTCTTTCATGGGGCAGCCTCGCACGATTTCAACCCGGTTGATGAGGAAGAGGTGAAAAAACTGGGTGCGGAGGTCCTTGCCACCCTTCCCCGAACCTGTACCAATAACGGCTGCACGGTCCCAGTACGGCACCGGTTCGGGTCGGTGGACGTGCTTGTGCAGGCATTCGGCGACACCGTAATCGCGGCCGCCACCCGATCACCCGAGGTTACTGAGGATCTCGAATTTGCAGTTGGCTTTGCCATCATAAAATCGGGAGAGAAATACTTCCACAACGTTGGGTTTATCGATGCGCACAACTGCATGGACGCCCTGTCCGATGGCGTGTACCCGGGAACAGAGCTTGCGATGGAGTACATGAATGCAGCAGAAACTGCGTTTGCGGCCGCTTCACGGGAACCGCAGGCCGCATTCTCTGCCGGCTACGCGGCCCGGACCTTCCCCTTCACACGTCAGGATGGCTTTGGCGATCTCGGGGTACAGGTGCTGGTTATCGAAACCCGGGGCCGGAGCACCGCGTATGTCCTCGTAGACGGGAACAATATGCAGACCGGGGGCCGCGACGAGATCCGGAAACGGCTGCACTCCCTTGTAGATGAGTGCGAGGTCATGACCACCGATACCCACGTAGTCAACACGGTTTCAGGAAGGAACCAGGTCGGGCTTAAAGTTCCGGTCGATTCCTTCTACCCGGTCATCGAAGAAGCGGTCCGTGCGGCCCGGGACGATGTGGCACCGGCCCGCTCGGCCGGGGTTACGCACTATTGTCATGGGATCGTGGTCTTTGGATCGCAGCGGATCTCCCAGCTTGCCTCCACGGTGAACGGGATGATGGGTTTTCTGCTCCCCATCGCGATCATCGTCATTCTCGGGGCATTCCTGACAACCGCGATGGCGTACTACCTGCTCGTATACTGA
- a CDS encoding YqhA family protein, with amino-acid sequence MNEPAPTITGTDQGSKKRWIANMFTITRLLVILAITGLFIAAVIVITYGFVELFRIVVHVSGIGFMNEGAGKYLSVNMTEMIDLNLIGIVLVIMAIGLFQLFIKPDIRLPKWLDTPSLDALKERLLVVIVVLLPIIFLGFAATWSGGIDIAAIGFAIALVMIATGYILSIVGRFKNETKGPD; translated from the coding sequence ATGAATGAGCCTGCCCCCACCATCACCGGAACCGATCAGGGTTCAAAGAAGCGTTGGATCGCGAACATGTTCACTATCACCCGGCTCCTGGTCATCTTAGCGATCACCGGGCTGTTTATTGCAGCAGTGATCGTGATCACCTACGGCTTTGTAGAGCTCTTCCGGATCGTGGTGCACGTGAGCGGGATAGGCTTCATGAACGAAGGGGCGGGAAAATATCTCTCGGTGAACATGACCGAGATGATCGACCTCAACCTGATCGGCATTGTGCTTGTGATCATGGCCATCGGCCTCTTCCAGCTCTTCATTAAGCCCGATATCCGCCTGCCTAAATGGCTGGATACCCCGTCGCTCGATGCCCTCAAGGAACGCCTGCTGGTGGTGATCGTGGTGCTCCTCCCGATCATCTTCCTGGGCTTTGCCGCCACGTGGTCGGGGGGAATCGATATCGCCGCCATCGGGTTTGCCATCGCACTCGTGATGATTGCCACCGGGTATATCCTGAGCATTGTCGGGCGGTTTAAGAACGAGACCAAAGGGCCGGATTAA
- the thsA gene encoding thermosome subunit alpha produces the protein MSQQLGGQPIFILKEGTNRTRGRDAQGMNITAAKAVAAAVRTTLGPKGMDKMLVDTIGDVVITNDGVTILKEMDIEHPAAKMMVEVAKTQDDEVGDGTTTAVVIGGELLKKAEDLLEQDVHPTVITHGYRMAAEKAQEFLKDIAFDVKANDKALLKNIAGTAMTGKSAEASKEKLCDLVVKAVIMVAEEDGTVDIENIKVEKKTGGSIEDSEIVEGVLVDKERVHPAMPKKVTNAKILLLNAAVEFKKTEVDAEINITHPDQLQAFLDEEERMVKGIVDKIQKSGANVLFCQKGIDDIAQHYLAKAGIFAVRRVKKSDMEKLARATGGSLVSSIDAISKEELGKAGIVEERKVSGEEMTFVEQCKNPKAVSIIVKGGTEHVVDELERAIHDALRVVGVVVEDKKVVAGGGAPETELSLRLHEYAATVGGKEQLAIEAFAQALEIIPRTLAENAGLDPIDMLVEIRATHEKGKKTYGLNVFEGKAVDMKAAGVVEPLRVKTQAISSAAEAAIMILRIDDVIASSRSPEPAGGAGGMPPGGMGGMGGMPGMGDF, from the coding sequence ATGTCACAGCAACTTGGAGGACAACCGATTTTTATTCTCAAGGAAGGCACCAACCGCACCCGCGGTCGCGATGCCCAGGGTATGAACATCACTGCCGCAAAAGCCGTGGCAGCTGCAGTCAGGACTACGCTCGGCCCCAAGGGCATGGACAAGATGCTTGTCGACACCATCGGTGATGTTGTTATCACCAACGATGGTGTCACGATCCTTAAGGAAATGGACATCGAGCACCCGGCCGCAAAGATGATGGTCGAGGTCGCAAAGACCCAGGACGACGAGGTCGGCGACGGGACCACCACCGCTGTAGTCATCGGCGGCGAGCTCCTCAAGAAGGCCGAGGACCTCCTTGAACAGGACGTCCACCCGACCGTGATCACTCACGGTTACCGCATGGCAGCCGAGAAGGCCCAGGAGTTCTTAAAGGATATCGCGTTCGATGTCAAGGCAAACGACAAGGCGCTCTTAAAGAACATCGCGGGAACCGCCATGACCGGCAAGAGTGCAGAGGCAAGCAAGGAAAAGCTCTGTGACCTCGTGGTCAAGGCAGTCATCATGGTAGCCGAAGAAGACGGCACCGTGGACATCGAGAACATCAAGGTTGAGAAGAAGACCGGCGGCAGCATCGAGGACTCCGAGATCGTTGAGGGCGTCCTTGTGGACAAGGAACGTGTCCACCCTGCAATGCCAAAGAAGGTCACCAATGCGAAGATCCTTCTCTTAAACGCAGCCGTCGAGTTCAAGAAGACCGAAGTCGACGCCGAGATCAACATCACCCACCCCGACCAGCTCCAGGCATTCCTCGACGAAGAGGAGCGCATGGTCAAGGGGATCGTCGATAAGATCCAGAAGAGCGGCGCAAACGTCCTCTTCTGCCAGAAGGGTATCGACGACATCGCCCAGCACTACCTTGCAAAGGCCGGCATCTTTGCCGTCCGCCGTGTCAAGAAGAGCGACATGGAGAAGCTTGCCCGGGCAACCGGTGGCAGCCTAGTCTCCTCCATCGACGCGATCAGCAAGGAAGAGCTTGGCAAGGCAGGTATTGTCGAGGAGCGCAAGGTCTCCGGCGAAGAGATGACCTTTGTCGAACAGTGCAAGAACCCGAAAGCAGTCTCCATCATTGTCAAGGGCGGCACTGAACATGTTGTCGACGAGCTTGAGCGTGCCATCCACGATGCACTCCGCGTTGTCGGTGTTGTTGTCGAGGACAAGAAAGTTGTAGCCGGTGGCGGCGCACCCGAGACCGAGCTCTCGCTCCGTCTCCACGAGTATGCAGCAACGGTCGGCGGCAAAGAGCAGCTCGCCATCGAGGCGTTTGCACAGGCTCTTGAGATCATTCCCCGCACCCTTGCAGAGAACGCAGGCCTTGACCCGATCGACATGCTTGTCGAGATCCGGGCAACCCACGAGAAGGGCAAGAAGACCTACGGCCTGAATGTTTTCGAAGGAAAAGCTGTCGACATGAAGGCAGCCGGTGTTGTCGAGCCGCTCCGGGTCAAGACCCAGGCGATCTCGTCAGCCGCAGAAGCCGCGATCATGATCCTCAGGATCGACGATGTTATCGCATCATCCAGGTCCCCCGAACCCGCAGGCGGCGCCGGTGGAATGCCCCCGGGCGGTATGGGTGGCATGGGCGGAATGCCCGGTATGGGCGACTTCTAA
- a CDS encoding cupredoxin domain-containing protein, which yields MKLLMGFIILLVALVTVTGCTQTASTSTPATTATTAPATMQATTVATTVPTMVATTIPVVNTTTIMANVTAPAANATTVPVTTMANVTVAATPTPASMVTTVVLTSSGFAPQTDVILPGTGISFVNNDNVTHTIKSTGNSTGVFNSGALIPGAAFQYTFNSNAGTVTYALADNSSVTGTVIIQSLSAGHTSVA from the coding sequence ATGAAACTGCTCATGGGATTTATTATCCTTCTTGTTGCACTGGTGACAGTCACCGGGTGCACACAGACCGCATCGACTTCTACACCAGCAACAACGGCAACAACCGCTCCGGCAACCATGCAAGCCACTACCGTTGCGACCACCGTGCCCACAATGGTTGCAACAACCATCCCTGTTGTCAACACGACAACCATCATGGCAAATGTGACGGCTCCTGCCGCGAATGCAACCACAGTACCGGTAACAACCATGGCAAACGTCACGGTTGCAGCCACACCTACCCCGGCATCCATGGTTACAACCGTCGTTCTCACCAGCTCCGGGTTTGCCCCTCAAACCGATGTCATCCTGCCTGGTACAGGGATTTCCTTTGTGAATAATGACAATGTCACCCATACCATCAAGAGCACGGGCAACAGCACCGGCGTGTTCAACTCAGGTGCCCTTATCCCGGGTGCAGCATTCCAGTATACGTTTAACTCAAACGCAGGTACCGTTACGTACGCTCTCGCAGACAATTCCTCCGTGACAGGAACCGTCATTATCCAGTCACTGAGCGCAGGCCACACTTCGGTAGCCTAA
- a CDS encoding 4Fe-4S binding protein has protein sequence MSDKAQRERLAVSRPTEGAAGQTGAWRVFKPVVNKEKCNGCGLCSMYCPDNAIDEELIVDLRFCKGCGICAEECPKKAITMVREEK, from the coding sequence ATGAGCGACAAGGCTCAGCGTGAACGGCTGGCGGTAAGCCGGCCAACAGAGGGTGCAGCCGGGCAGACCGGGGCGTGGCGGGTCTTTAAACCCGTGGTAAACAAGGAAAAATGCAACGGGTGCGGGCTCTGCTCGATGTACTGCCCCGACAACGCGATTGATGAGGAACTCATCGTAGACCTACGGTTCTGCAAGGGCTGCGGTATCTGCGCCGAAGAATGCCCCAAGAAAGCCATCACGATGGTACGGGAAGAAAAATAA
- a CDS encoding 2-oxoacid:acceptor oxidoreductase family protein yields MFEVRIHSRGGQGGVTAARLLATAALHDGKYATACPFYGAERRGAPVVSFVRIDDHPIKVYSQIRQPDLVVVLDASVMETVDVLHGLKKGGRVLINSSHKPEFAGHTTFNVDLTGIALKENLVVAGSPILNTPVLGALAKMGIVSRESAKEAIRGMFSDERNVKAAEAAYKEMSA; encoded by the coding sequence ATGTTTGAGGTCAGGATCCATTCAAGGGGCGGGCAGGGCGGCGTGACCGCGGCCCGGCTCCTTGCGACTGCAGCACTTCATGACGGGAAGTATGCTACTGCCTGCCCGTTCTACGGTGCCGAGCGCCGGGGAGCACCAGTCGTTTCCTTTGTCCGTATCGATGATCATCCGATCAAAGTCTACAGCCAGATTCGGCAGCCGGACCTCGTGGTAGTGCTAGACGCAAGCGTGATGGAGACCGTCGATGTGCTCCACGGACTTAAAAAAGGCGGACGGGTGCTCATCAACAGCTCCCATAAGCCGGAGTTTGCCGGGCACACAACATTTAATGTGGACCTGACCGGCATTGCACTCAAAGAGAACCTTGTAGTCGCGGGGAGCCCGATCCTCAACACTCCGGTGCTTGGGGCGCTGGCAAAGATGGGAATTGTCTCGCGCGAATCCGCAAAGGAGGCGATCCGGGGCATGTTCTCCGATGAACGTAACGTGAAAGCAGCCGAGGCGGCCTATAAGGAGATGAGCGCATGA
- a CDS encoding transketolase C-terminal domain-containing protein: MKKIATGNKAIAEAVKQALPGVVAAYPITPQTEIVETIADFVTSGQMKSRYIPVESEHSAMAACIGASITGTRTFTATSAHGLLYMHEMTNWAAGARLPIVMANVNRSLGPGWNIWAEHTDAMQERDTGWLQVYVSTVQEAYDTTLMAFRIAEHNDVLLPVMVNLDGFSLSHIMQPLDTVEPGDFIPPLHLPHAIDTKNPTGYGGLTGPDQHFRFRWDIERSIRDSVNVIEETELDFAARFGRRYGPVEEYRCEDADVVLLAMGTLGKEAEVAIDILRKEGIKAGSLRLRWFRPFPKLDLAGKEVVVIDRDYSFGYGGIVANEILAKNKCDVYNVIAGLGGQEVTYDDMAGFVRERRIGEESWFGVNSHV, from the coding sequence ATGAAGAAGATCGCAACGGGAAACAAGGCGATCGCCGAGGCGGTCAAACAGGCGCTGCCCGGCGTTGTGGCTGCATACCCGATCACCCCCCAGACCGAGATCGTGGAGACGATTGCGGACTTTGTCACAAGCGGCCAGATGAAAAGCCGGTACATTCCGGTGGAGAGCGAGCACTCCGCGATGGCAGCCTGCATCGGCGCAAGTATTACGGGTACCCGGACATTCACCGCGACAAGTGCCCACGGACTCCTGTACATGCACGAGATGACCAACTGGGCAGCAGGCGCACGCCTGCCGATTGTGATGGCAAACGTGAACCGCTCGCTTGGGCCCGGCTGGAACATCTGGGCCGAGCACACCGATGCGATGCAGGAGCGCGATACCGGCTGGCTCCAGGTGTACGTCTCGACCGTACAGGAAGCGTACGACACCACCCTGATGGCATTCCGGATCGCCGAGCACAACGACGTACTGCTGCCAGTGATGGTCAATCTGGATGGTTTTTCCCTCTCCCACATCATGCAGCCGCTGGATACCGTGGAGCCCGGGGATTTCATCCCTCCACTCCACCTGCCCCATGCAATCGACACGAAGAACCCGACCGGCTATGGCGGATTGACCGGGCCCGATCAGCACTTCCGGTTCCGGTGGGACATAGAACGCTCGATACGTGACTCGGTAAACGTGATCGAGGAGACGGAACTGGATTTTGCCGCCCGGTTCGGGCGCAGGTACGGCCCGGTCGAGGAGTACCGGTGCGAGGATGCGGATGTTGTCCTCCTTGCCATGGGCACCCTTGGGAAAGAAGCCGAAGTTGCCATTGACATCCTGCGAAAGGAGGGCATAAAAGCCGGCTCGCTGCGCCTGCGCTGGTTCCGGCCGTTCCCGAAGCTCGACCTTGCCGGAAAAGAGGTCGTGGTGATCGACCGCGACTACTCGTTTGGTTACGGCGGCATCGTTGCCAACGAGATCCTGGCAAAGAACAAGTGTGATGTATACAACGTTATCGCCGGCCTTGGCGGCCAGGAAGTGACCTACGATGACATGGCAGGGTTTGTCCGCGAGCGTCGCATAGGTGAGGAGTCCTGGTTTGGGGTGAATTCCCATGTTTGA
- a CDS encoding thiamine pyrophosphate-dependent enzyme, with protein sequence MAEIPKEEYMKKCTSACAGCSSSLTLRYVLKASGPDTVLVIPACCTSVIQGIYPNTAMNVPVYNVAFAAAAACASGMSEAFREAGKKTNVIVYAGDGGTLDIGIQSMSGAFERGTDFLYICYDNEAYGNTGMQRSGATPLGAKTTTTPTGKTVEKKDIDAIAAAHHLEYMATACSAYPLDIYKKVAKALTFRGPTFIHILAPCPPGWRYPTEKTIDMGKLAVKSGMWMLYEREHGKLTISAPSKTAMKKPIPLEDYLAPQGRFKGIDAKSLEILKQRLAENLKKLAAEEAKS encoded by the coding sequence ATCGCAGAAATTCCCAAGGAAGAATACATGAAAAAATGCACGTCCGCGTGTGCCGGGTGCAGTTCATCCCTGACGCTGCGCTACGTGCTCAAGGCATCCGGCCCGGACACGGTGCTTGTAATCCCCGCGTGCTGTACGAGCGTTATCCAGGGTATCTACCCCAACACCGCCATGAACGTGCCCGTTTACAACGTTGCGTTTGCTGCGGCTGCCGCGTGCGCATCGGGCATGTCCGAGGCGTTCCGGGAGGCAGGTAAGAAGACGAACGTGATCGTGTACGCCGGTGACGGCGGCACGCTGGATATCGGCATCCAGTCCATGTCAGGCGCGTTCGAACGGGGCACGGACTTTTTGTATATCTGCTATGACAACGAGGCCTACGGGAATACCGGCATGCAGCGCTCGGGCGCAACGCCGCTTGGCGCAAAGACCACCACCACACCTACGGGAAAGACCGTGGAGAAGAAAGACATCGACGCAATCGCTGCCGCCCACCACCTCGAGTACATGGCCACCGCGTGCAGCGCGTACCCTCTGGACATCTACAAGAAGGTGGCAAAGGCGCTCACCTTCCGGGGTCCGACCTTTATCCATATTCTTGCCCCCTGCCCGCCCGGCTGGCGTTATCCGACCGAAAAGACCATTGACATGGGAAAACTGGCAGTAAAATCCGGCATGTGGATGCTGTACGAGCGCGAGCACGGGAAACTTACGATCAGTGCCCCCTCGAAAACTGCGATGAAAAAACCCATCCCGCTCGAGGATTATCTTGCCCCGCAGGGCCGCTTCAAAGGCATTGATGCAAAGTCGCTAGAGATCCTCAAACAACGCCTTGCCGAAAACCTCAAAAAACTGGCCGCAGAGGAGGCGAAGTCATGA
- a CDS encoding cation:proton antiporter regulatory subunit, with protein sequence MALRSLNLPGVGTKYEFETDKGDTVAIFFTKAGTIQMYTLQKGCHTPSAAEMTPVEARRLGNILTGAIIEADQESVEIAFSALADLRVTIHSYIIPRAIAGKTIEDLGIRAKTGTTVIAVSRNDKNIINPPPSFVFETGDAVLVIGESDQLRLFEREIMVD encoded by the coding sequence ATGGCTCTCCGATCTCTCAACCTTCCCGGTGTTGGAACAAAGTACGAATTCGAGACGGACAAAGGTGATACCGTGGCGATCTTTTTTACCAAGGCCGGTACCATCCAGATGTACACCCTCCAGAAGGGTTGCCATACCCCAAGCGCAGCCGAAATGACCCCCGTGGAAGCACGGAGGCTGGGAAACATCCTGACCGGGGCCATAATTGAGGCTGACCAGGAGAGCGTGGAGATCGCGTTCTCGGCGCTCGCCGATCTCCGGGTTACCATCCATTCGTACATCATCCCCAGAGCCATTGCCGGGAAAACAATCGAAGACCTTGGGATCCGGGCAAAGACCGGAACGACCGTTATTGCAGTCTCCCGGAACGACAAAAATATCATCAATCCCCCGCCATCGTTCGTGTTCGAGACCGGGGACGCAGTCCTTGTGATCGGCGAATCAGACCAGCTCCGGTTGTTTGAGCGCGAGATCATGGTGGATTGA